aaaaaattcataattttacaATTAGATATTCTCGTATATACCAAGTGTAGTAGATTAATAGAAAAAAAACTTTATTctcttaaatttaatttaatgataactacaaatatttaatttgtttGAGCATGAATTAAAATCCACATTTTAAGGTGTGCGATTCTCACtactaattatttaaaaaaatatataaatttttatttgcaTTCTCTCAATTATTAATAACATGGGGGTATTTAGAGTTTACATTAAAATATAGGCAGTCATGAATCACACAAATTATTTATACTTATATAGATCTCATCACAAGATCAACTAGTGATTCAATTCAAAGGCTAATCCAAACCATTGACCTACATCACTAAAATAAGCTCAAAAAAGTCGTTAGCTAGCCAATTAACTATGGGAGAAAAATCTTTAGGTTTCTATTAAGTAACACAATTGGACAACCATACTATTTACAAAGTCTCCCTTTCAAGTCTCTTGTGAAATATATATCATTGTTTTCTaagtattaattattattatatggaAGCAATTGATCTGTAAGCCTTTGCTGCGTCAagttttcaaatatataattataaagtcTTGAAAAATAGGAGTTAGGTTAGCTTATAGAGCTTagcaataattaaataatacatgGACAAGTGGAATAGAAGAAAATAACtaacaattttatatattttttaaaaaaatttaagcgTGTTGGTAGATcaccataattaaaaaaaatcttaaaacacAAAGAACACTTATAAAAATACTTACAAATCATCAAAATGAAATTcttaaattgattttgaatttaaattgttGTAATATCATGACTGAATCTATATTATTAATAGGAAAGGCAAAATGAATTAGATATGTCGGACATGTCTGATTTGCACGTATTTTTTTGCAGAATTGAGACAGAGTTTTAAGTTCAAATTCTTTAATATGTTTGTTTCTGTTCTGCCTTATTTTTTGCAGACTTTTTCAAACaaacattaacataaatttttgcaattttaattttcaaagaTGTCGTGTTCGCATATCTGACCCATCCTACCCTCAGTTTTCTGCAAGTTGTATCATTTTTTTAAACCTGCGTCATCAAGAGTGTCCATCTCATCatgtttttttatgaatttttgtgAGACAAATCTAAACAGAATAGAAATGTCTGTTTTCCAACCCTAATGATTTCACACCGCATTCTAATAGAATGAATAGAAATATTGGAGAATCTCTTATTCCACCCCTTAGGGGTTCTCACGCACCATGTGTGTTTTCAAAAACACCCACTGTTTTCGAAGATGTATCtctgaaaacactttttttacTCAATGATGAtttgtttcgtagatgcatctacggaacttaattattttgaaatttttcccAATGTTTACCAGTTTAAACTACTTTCTTAGATGTAGCTCCGAAAAACTCAAATTTGGGCAAAAAAAAGTGCTTCCTGATGTCTATCTCCAAAAGCGGGGGCATAAATGAAATTTCACTAGGTGTCTAAGAGTAGGATTGAGATATTGTCAAATATTATTTGTATTTTCTATGGTGTCTATAAAATGTGTTTAAAAATCATTGTTCtaacaattaacaaatattaagtGTAATAGAAGATATAATACAAGCAAACCCTATGACCAATAGTATTGTTTGACCGTTGAAGGTTTTGAAGACTGTTTTTACAAATTTTCAAAACTACAAAATGGAATGGGTAAAAATGACTTGACCTCCAATTTGTAGATTCTACATAGCTCCAAAAGGCACATTGAtctatacattaatataatagtGTAACATATGCCTCTATGTTTGATTCAAATGTATTGAAGGTTATCAAAGTTTGAAATTTAACATGCAAAGCTTCCAATGCCTAGGCCGGTAGTAAATAATTGAGTTGGGATGCAAATTAAGGATTATTCTTTTGTGGTGTGGGAGAGGTGGATTGTCTTATTTTTATTAAGCATTTAAATCTCaagttttattatataatttagtgtgtaactcaagattcatgtAAAACTCTAAATACTCTAATGCCAAATAGAACAAATGCTTTTTCAATATTCTTATGTTGCTTATAATGTAGAACTACCCCTTCCATTTAATTCATAGATGCTTGTAGTTTTAGTATTGGAAATCCATAATAGTGTCGTGAATAATAATGAGTCAATACTCTAGGGTTTAAAAAAAGACGTCGGGGGCAAAACGGGTCCGACCCGTTAGGCATGCccgttttgcccgcacttttgTGTGGGACGAGACAAAGTTTTAGACTCTCACCATCTAGTATGAACGTTCCGCCCAGTCCCATTTTTTATGCAAGCATgttcattaacataaattttgtatttttaactATGAGGGGGTTTAGAGAGTAACAACAAATCAATATTTTAGGACCACATCTTGTCAACAAATTTAACATTTCAATCAACTTTATTCAATTGAATCTAAACATTATGAAAATTTTcagtttttttattgaaaatctTTGTTCAAATGAGGAAAGTTGATTGAAATGTTAAATTTGTTGACAAGATATATAATTTTACGAGTTTACCCTTAGAAGAAAGAATATATTTGTATAAGTATTTAGTAAAGATTGCATGAAAAGATGCCACATGATTAGAAGTATAGGGGTAAAATGCACTTTAAAATTTGAAGATattcttataaaagaaaaaagcaaaaacTCAAAAGAGTCTTgtatcatactccaccataaagactATGAATTACTCAAAGTTAAACCGCTTAAAAACTTATATTATTTTTGTCAAAAATTATAGTTCAAAATAATTATCATAttcatcataaaaaaatatttcactTGAAGTTAAACTAACTTCAAAAACATTTTGCATGTCGGCAAATTAGGTTGAAAATCTATGATTCAACTATCAAATTTGAAGAAAATTCTTTTACCATTAACATAATTTCACCACACACTTTGCATCAATGCTTAtgcaataattaatattttgtataattctaAATTGTATCAATAGATCCTTGACTTGAATTTGTAGTTGTCATTGTATCTCTAATGTAACTTGTACACCGAcagatttctttaaaagaaaGGTGGCGTCACAATCTACTCACTTAAATATCAAATTTTTGTTAGCCAAAACCTTTCTAAAACAATATTTCCACACTATCACTTCTTTTTTGATGTGGTAGATACAATGTTACAACTACATAACATATTATGAACTTTTATTCCTAGATTAATCCAAAAATTCTAATACCATTTAGTAGAAACAATCTACATAGATAACAAAAAACACGAATATATAATATGGAAACtccaaaacataaagaaaagaagaaaatcgCAACCATTTATCGAATGCTAATCAAAGATCAACATGTAAAATTTTTACAAGACATAAAATCATAATCTTCTCTCAAACACCCTATGACCTCCACTACACTCATACTTTCTAAAGCATGTATCTAACTATATCTTACAACATTTTAAAACAATAATATTTGAGGGAAAAAAGTAGTTACAAGTAATATGAGACCCTAGTCTCTATTCTATATCTTCTTTTACAATAAGACTTTTTTAACATACACCATTTCAATCAATACCTACACTTAGATATTAACCAATTCAACCAACCAATACAATGTCTTAAGCACAATCTAGATTTCCTATGAATAACTACATTCAATTGCACATTATCTATCTCATGTCACTTGGGCTAATTAATTAGTATCTAGGTCACAACatatattattagaattataaTTAAGCATATTCATGGAAATTAGGGAGAAGGTCAATGGCAGCAATGAACAGCAAATGGTTGACAACCAGTGTATGGACCGCAAACTTGACATAGTAATTAAGTTCCAACTTACACCATTGACAAATATTCAttctttcactttattttcttgcCTCAACCAACTCTATACCTTTTCAACTTTAACTGCATATACTCTTATGTCATGTCTTCTCATCACTACCAAGTttcaattatttagtattttgtaaaaaaaaaaaaaaattgttatataCATCATAGTATTATATGTAATCATAGTTTTAAATTGTAATATATAGAAAAAAAGAAGAGACTAAATTTTTACATCATAGTTTATGAATCTCACATGAacgaaataattaaatttaatgtcTGACGATTACTAAAATATTTACTTTTCATGAAAAGAATTATGAGAAATCATGGTCTGTAATTATTATTAcgattataatataaaattatacaaaatatttgaaTGAGAAATTTTATCGTCTATTGTAATTTTTTAAGACTTAATAGATTAGTCTATACACTTACGCATAAAGTATGCAAGTGCGCACAAAGAATATATTGttaatactaaaaaaaatattgaatgaCAAAATTGAGCTTTCTTTGCCTACTCAATCTCATTAATGACTTAGATATGGAgatcatataattaatttaacaataaaataattttaaaaatcctaaaaaattagCTTAGCAAATGGTGTTGACATTTGAGGGTTATGGCTGGCTACATAATGAGAACTATATGAACATTGGGATCGGTGAATTTGTATTTGTTTATTCCATGTCTAGCTCATGAGAGTTTATTGGTTTATAAAAGGGTTATATGGCTctgtcaaaaaataaataaataataataaagtttATATATAAAGAGGTTAATTATGTGAGATTGTACTATTGAGAAGTTATAAGGTATTTCAAAAATGTCTAGCTCTAGTTGTTCagagatagaagaaaagagagttACTTCAATTTTCCATGAAGATGATTTCTCTACTCAACAAGAAGTTTCAAAAGAGGTTCTTCTTTGTAATATCTATATATTTTTCATGAATAATTTTCTTTGCattattgaattttgattttacTTTGATTCTTTGTCATGTCTTAGGATTATGattatgaattttgaatttcatatATTCATCAAAAGTTATGGCCGATTATTATGACTCTGAATTTGTTTTATATATCAAGATCAGATGAATAGAGAAAATTCAGACTCGATTATTATAGAACAGAACTTATATAGGCTCCAGAAAGTATTGTAGTTTATGATGTTCGCTATagttttgtttatatattttgtctttgttgtttttttcttACCATTGTGATTTTGAAATATAGGAAGATAAACTAAAATATACTAAAACCGAGATGGGAGAGGTGAAAGAAGAAAACGAAAGATTGAAGACGATGCTATCGCGAGTTGAAAAAGACTACAATACCCTTCAACTTCGTTTCTTTGACATCGTTAACAAAGAAGTTTCTAACAACGGAGTAGAAGAATCATCGGTTTCACATGAAGAAAACGATGAAGAACCCGAATTCGTGTCACTTTGTCTTGGAAGAAGTCCAAATGAGTATAAGAAAGAAGCGACAAAAATTGATCAAAATTCAAACAAGCCTAAAGAAAAAGAGGACATGGAAGTTAACCTTAGTCTTGGATTAGATTCTAAATATATGTTGTCAATGGAGTTAGAATCTGATTTGACTCCAATGAATAATAGCTTAGAAGAATTACCAAAGGAAGTTGAAGTTGAAGAAAAAGGAACATTATTTTCAACAAATAAGTCAACAAAGGTTATAAATGTAAATGATGATGTTTCTGATCAAATGCCTACTAAGAGAGTTAGGGTATCTGTTAGAGCTAAATGTGATACTCCAACGGTTAGTATCAATTAACACTTACATTACAAATTTACCATATTTCATAtttggagttttttttttgtCTAACAATTTATGGTTTGCCTATAAAATAGATGAATGATGGATGCCAATGGAGAAAATATGGACAAAAGATAGCAAAAGGAAATCCGTGTCCAAGAGCATACTATCGTTGCACGGTCGCACCAGCATGTCCAGTTAGAAAACAGGTATTTGTACATACGAAACGCTGATATAGGCACAAACATCTGATACGGCATTGACACATCAACattgataataatttgaaaatttaaataaaataaaaaacgtaaTCGCATGTGTTGATGTTGCGTCAAAGTGTCAAATATTAACACGTATTAGACAACAGACACATCTTTGTTTCAAAAGTGTTTGTAGACAAAAACAATAACGATTTTTACTGAAAACATATTTACCTTATTTATGTTCTTGTATATGATTTTAGGTCCAAAGATGTGCTGATGACATGTCAATCTTAATCACAACATATGAAGGAACACACAACCATCCTCTTCAAGTAACAGCATCAGCCATGGCATACACTACATCAGCTGCAGCATCAATGATGTTATCAggctcatcaacatcatcatcatcacatcatCAAAATCTTCATCATCAAAACTCAACATCTTTTGGGAACTCACCAGCATTACTCAACAATTGCCTAAATTTCAATCATCACCAATTCGAACAATCACGAACACCAAAACAACACTTCTTCATTCCACCAAACCATTCCTCACATAACAATTTGTTCCCAACAATCACTTTAGACCTAACTTCACCTTCATCCTTATCATCATCGTCATCGTCATCATCAAACATAGCTCCAGTTCCACGATTTTCTCCGAATAATCTCAATTTTTGTTCCGCGCAACAACCAAATTTCACTCCATCATCAACCATTTGGAACAACAAcaaattagggttagggtttatcAACAATAACACAATAATGCCTATGGAAAAAACTCAAATTAGGCCTTTCAACCATTTCCAAGAAAACTTCTACCAAAAGTGTGTGACAAATTATCAAACACCTTCAAGGCAAGCTTTGGCAGAAACAATAAGCAAAGCAATTAGCACTGATCCAAGTCTTCATTCAGTTATAGCAGCTGCAGTTACATCAATTGTAGGACAAGGATCAAACAATGGTGTGAATCAAAAGGAAACTAAAGAGAATGGTTTAGGTTTAGGGTTGAATTTGAAGCATGGTGAGTATCCTCAATTGGGTTCAAACAATTTGTTGAATCAAAATGGTAAAGGATGCTTAAAGGGTGCATCATACTTCAAAAGGTTGTCACCAACAacaagttcacaagccaagaattTCATGCTTCTTCAACCATCATTGCCATTTTCTGTGTCTAAGAGTAGTGCTAGCAAATCTTCATCCATTGTTAATCATGTCAATCATTGTGATTCAAAGATGAACACACATCATTAGTTATCTTCTTCCTTTGAAAACTTAGTTCCATGTAACTTttgtattaaaaatgaaatttggatCTTCTACCGTTGTTGTATAGTATAGTGAGAATT
The Vicia villosa cultivar HV-30 ecotype Madison, WI linkage group LG6, Vvil1.0, whole genome shotgun sequence genome window above contains:
- the LOC131611161 gene encoding WRKY transcription factor 72A-like, which translates into the protein MSSSSCSEIEEKRVTSIFHEDDFSTQQEVSKEEDKLKYTKTEMGEVKEENERLKTMLSRVEKDYNTLQLRFFDIVNKEVSNNGVEESSVSHEENDEEPEFVSLCLGRSPNEYKKEATKIDQNSNKPKEKEDMEVNLSLGLDSKYMLSMELESDLTPMNNSLEELPKEVEVEEKGTLFSTNKSTKVINVNDDVSDQMPTKRVRVSVRAKCDTPTMNDGCQWRKYGQKIAKGNPCPRAYYRCTVAPACPVRKQVQRCADDMSILITTYEGTHNHPLQVTASAMAYTTSAAASMMLSGSSTSSSSHHQNLHHQNSTSFGNSPALLNNCLNFNHHQFEQSRTPKQHFFIPPNHSSHNNLFPTITLDLTSPSSLSSSSSSSSNIAPVPRFSPNNLNFCSAQQPNFTPSSTIWNNNKLGLGFINNNTIMPMEKTQIRPFNHFQENFYQKCVTNYQTPSRQALAETISKAISTDPSLHSVIAAAVTSIVGQGSNNGVNQKETKENGLGLGLNLKHGEYPQLGSNNLLNQNGKGCLKGASYFKRLSPTTSSQAKNFMLLQPSLPFSVSKSSASKSSSIVNHVNHCDSKMNTHH